One segment of Halococcus hamelinensis 100A6 DNA contains the following:
- the dhaM gene encoding dihydroxyacetone kinase phosphoryl donor subunit DhaM → MIGLVVVSHSEQAAQGIAEVAAEMAEEVTIEPVGGNGDSGIGTVPDDIENALTTADDGDGCVVLVDLGSAVMNADVAIEMSDVEAVIADGPVLEGAVNAAIAATGPNATLESVREQAEAARDIDKL, encoded by the coding sequence ATGATCGGGCTCGTCGTCGTCTCCCATAGCGAGCAGGCCGCTCAGGGGATCGCCGAGGTCGCAGCGGAGATGGCCGAGGAGGTCACCATCGAACCGGTCGGCGGCAACGGTGACAGCGGTATCGGTACCGTTCCCGACGATATCGAGAATGCGCTCACCACCGCCGACGACGGGGATGGATGCGTGGTCCTCGTCGACCTCGGGAGTGCGGTGATGAACGCCGACGTCGCCATCGAGATGAGCGACGTCGAGGCCGTGATCGCGGATGGACCGGTACTCGAAGGAGCGGTCAACGCAGCCATCGCGGCCACCGGCCCGAATGCAACGCTCGAATCGGTTCGAGAGCAAGCCGAGGCCGCACGTGACATCGACAAACTATGA
- the dhaK gene encoding dihydroxyacetone kinase subunit DhaK, translating into MKKLINDPEDVVDEMLDGIVAAHPERIRRLSGTGVLVRDDAPVDGKVGVVSGGGSGHEPAHAGYIGDGMLDGAAAGEVFSSPTANEFEDLITACDSGEGVLAVVKNYEGDVMNFDTAAELVEMEGTDVATVVVNDDVAVEDSEYTSGRRGVCGTVLVHRVAGAKAAMGADLDEVQRVAQKVIDNVGTMGVALTSCTTPEKGDPTFDLGEDEIEVGIGIHGEPGVERTTHTSADAITDELTDAVLHDLDLDEGAEVLTIVNGMGGTPLMELYVVNRRLQELLGEQAIETWDTWVGEYMTSLDMAGCSITICSVDDELKELLDEPVDTPALVKP; encoded by the coding sequence ATGAAGAAACTCATCAACGATCCCGAAGACGTTGTCGATGAGATGCTCGATGGGATAGTGGCGGCGCATCCCGAGCGTATTCGTCGGCTTTCGGGGACGGGCGTCCTCGTTCGTGACGACGCACCGGTCGATGGAAAAGTCGGCGTCGTCAGCGGTGGTGGAAGCGGCCACGAACCGGCTCATGCCGGCTACATCGGCGACGGAATGCTCGATGGCGCGGCTGCGGGTGAGGTGTTCTCCTCGCCGACCGCCAACGAGTTCGAGGACCTGATCACGGCGTGCGACAGCGGCGAAGGCGTCCTCGCCGTCGTCAAGAACTACGAGGGCGACGTGATGAACTTCGACACCGCGGCCGAACTGGTCGAGATGGAGGGGACGGACGTCGCGACGGTCGTCGTCAACGACGACGTCGCCGTGGAGGACTCCGAGTACACATCCGGTCGCAGAGGCGTCTGTGGCACGGTCTTAGTCCACAGGGTCGCAGGGGCGAAGGCGGCGATGGGCGCTGACCTCGATGAGGTCCAGCGGGTGGCCCAGAAAGTTATCGACAACGTCGGAACGATGGGAGTGGCACTCACTTCCTGTACCACCCCCGAAAAGGGCGACCCGACCTTCGACCTCGGCGAGGACGAAATCGAGGTCGGGATCGGTATCCATGGGGAGCCCGGCGTCGAGCGAACGACTCACACGAGCGCCGACGCGATCACCGACGAACTGACCGATGCGGTGCTACACGACCTCGATCTCGACGAGGGGGCGGAAGTCCTCACCATCGTCAACGGGATGGGTGGAACGCCGCTCATGGAGCTCTACGTCGTCAACCGCCGGCTACAGGAACTTCTGGGCGAGCAGGCCATCGAGACGTGGGATACCTGGGTCGGTGAGTATATGACCTCGCTCGACATGGCGGGCTGTTCGATCACTATCTGTTCGGTCGATGACGAACTGAAGGAGCTCCTCGACGAGCCAGTCGATACGCCCGCCCTGGTGAAGCCATGA
- a CDS encoding amphi-Trp domain-containing protein, with the protein MPEEVLFESESAQSRNDIAAMLRRVADNLEAGDAITLRAGDESVTMDPPDRPTFEVKAEREGPADGPGELSVEFEIEWDENGESGSLEIE; encoded by the coding sequence ATGCCAGAAGAAGTGCTGTTCGAATCCGAGAGTGCACAGAGCAGGAACGATATCGCTGCGATGCTGCGAAGGGTCGCGGACAATCTCGAAGCCGGGGACGCGATCACGCTCAGAGCCGGGGACGAATCCGTGACGATGGATCCACCCGACCGTCCGACGTTCGAAGTCAAAGCCGAGCGTGAAGGACCGGCGGACGGGCCCGGTGAGTTGAGTGTCGAATTCGAGATCGAGTGGGACGAAAACGGCGAGAGTGGTTCCTTAGAGATCGAGTAG
- the dhaL gene encoding dihydroxyacetone kinase subunit DhaL: protein MTEQTAAVKAVVRAIAERLEAEREHLTDLDSAIGDADHGGNMARGWAEAATAVEDLDDTDVATVVKTAGRTLMSEVGGASGPLYGGSLVFASAELDDGLTDETLVAFAETYLEKVTDRGDAAVGDQTMVDALVPAVHTFKKSIEVDDLPAIEALAKAVDAAERGVAFTVPIRASKGRASYLGWRSVGHQDPGATSTLFILETLLATTRERLDADLASSVDATSPVTPEEDPEA, encoded by the coding sequence ATGACCGAGCAAACGGCGGCGGTCAAAGCGGTTGTCCGAGCCATCGCGGAGCGCCTCGAAGCCGAACGCGAGCACCTGACTGACCTCGATTCGGCCATCGGCGATGCGGACCACGGTGGAAACATGGCGCGTGGCTGGGCGGAAGCCGCTACCGCGGTCGAGGACCTCGACGACACCGACGTCGCGACGGTCGTTAAAACGGCCGGCAGGACGCTCATGTCCGAAGTCGGCGGGGCTTCGGGCCCGCTGTACGGCGGATCGCTCGTGTTCGCCAGCGCGGAACTCGATGACGGGCTCACCGACGAGACGCTCGTCGCGTTCGCCGAGACGTATCTGGAGAAAGTGACCGACCGCGGTGATGCCGCGGTCGGCGACCAGACCATGGTCGACGCGCTGGTTCCGGCCGTCCACACGTTCAAGAAGTCGATCGAAGTGGACGACCTCCCGGCGATAGAGGCGCTCGCGAAAGCCGTCGATGCCGCCGAACGCGGTGTCGCGTTCACGGTTCCCATCCGGGCATCGAAGGGCCGAGCATCGTATCTCGGCTGGCGGTCCGTCGGCCACCAAGATCCCGGGGCGACGAGCACGTTGTTCATCCTCGAAACGCTCCTAGCAACTACACGGGAACGGCTCGATGCCGACCTCGCGTCGTCGGTCGACGCCACTTCACCGGTCACCCCCGAGGAGGATCCGGAGGCATGA
- a CDS encoding Lrp/AsnC family transcriptional regulator, which yields MARLDEIDRRILYRLAEDARGTSAPTIAEEVNVSAGTIRNRIDQLEEDGILTGYHAAIDYERADDSLRNLFVCDVSVTERAHLATQALAIPGVVNVRELMSGRGNLHVTAVGADTEDLSRISHELSSLGVDIQGEDLVQSERTRSYQPYGPEEDPMEPSMTDFLNLSGEAEVVDLTIAENAAIAGLTLREANEDGLLGDEILVVAIERGESIITPKGHTTIQAGDLVTVFGRTGITDDFLGQFTGSAGN from the coding sequence ATGGCGAGACTCGACGAAATCGACCGCCGAATCCTCTATCGGCTCGCTGAAGACGCACGCGGTACATCCGCACCGACGATCGCCGAAGAGGTCAACGTCTCCGCCGGCACGATCCGAAATCGCATCGACCAGCTGGAAGAAGACGGAATACTGACGGGCTATCACGCGGCCATCGACTACGAGCGTGCTGACGATAGCCTCAGAAACCTATTCGTCTGCGATGTTTCGGTCACCGAGCGGGCCCATCTCGCGACACAAGCGCTCGCGATCCCCGGAGTAGTAAACGTGCGTGAGCTCATGAGTGGTCGCGGCAATCTCCACGTCACGGCAGTCGGTGCGGATACCGAGGACCTCTCCCGAATTTCACACGAGCTCTCCTCACTCGGGGTGGACATCCAGGGAGAGGACCTCGTTCAGAGCGAGCGGACACGGTCGTACCAGCCCTACGGGCCCGAAGAGGACCCCATGGAGCCGTCGATGACCGACTTCCTGAACCTCAGCGGCGAGGCAGAAGTCGTCGACCTCACTATCGCGGAGAACGCAGCCATTGCTGGGTTGACGCTTCGGGAAGCGAACGAAGACGGGCTCCTCGGTGATGAAATACTCGTCGTAGCGATAGAGCGCGGCGAGTCCATCATCACCCCGAAAGGGCATACGACTATCCAGGCAGGTGACCTCGTCACCGTCTTCGGCCGAACCGGTATCACCGACGATTTTCTCGGTCAGTTCACCGGCTCTGCAGGGAATTGA
- a CDS encoding GntP family permease gives MLTGIPLILLLLAAVAFIVFATAKLDLHAFLTLLIAAYATGLIAGLDPTNAATLVTDGFGSVLGSIGIVIFAGTIIGKALERSGAAIVIADSILNLIGEERTAEVMAITGSLVSIPVFCDSGYVILSGLARSLAERSNLSLATLSVALASGLYVTHVFVPPTPGPIAAAGILGADIGLVILAGIVVSLPITFVGAKWATTVASRYHIDPNPETTMDDVKAEYGTLPSTTRSFAPILLPILLIAIGSIASYPNADDPAFVAGALQDWLLFFGDPSVALIIGAFTSFTVVPEITDTVTDEWVSDGLTDAAVIIGVTGAGGAFGNVLSELPLQGFIGNTFGGLGIGLIAAFVTAAALKTALGSSTVAILTTAGLVAPLLGSLGLASQWGRVFAVLAIGAGSMTVSHANDSYFWIITEFSDMETATAYQAWTLGTLVLGLSSIIWIVVLQNIVGILG, from the coding sequence ATGCTCACGGGAATACCACTGATACTGTTGTTGCTCGCTGCAGTCGCGTTCATCGTTTTCGCAACGGCGAAACTCGACCTCCATGCCTTCCTCACGCTCCTCATCGCTGCGTACGCGACCGGTCTCATCGCTGGTCTCGATCCAACGAACGCAGCCACACTCGTCACGGATGGCTTCGGGAGCGTTCTCGGCTCCATCGGCATCGTCATCTTCGCCGGTACCATCATCGGAAAGGCACTCGAACGCTCCGGTGCCGCTATCGTCATTGCGGACAGCATTCTAAACCTCATTGGCGAGGAGCGAACTGCGGAGGTCATGGCCATCACCGGCAGCCTCGTCAGCATCCCCGTCTTCTGTGACTCGGGGTACGTCATTCTCTCCGGCCTGGCACGGTCACTCGCCGAGCGCTCGAACCTCTCGCTCGCGACGCTCAGCGTCGCTCTGGCCAGCGGTTTGTACGTAACTCACGTTTTCGTCCCACCGACACCCGGCCCCATCGCTGCCGCCGGTATTCTCGGTGCCGATATCGGCCTCGTCATCCTCGCCGGGATCGTCGTGAGTCTCCCCATCACGTTCGTCGGGGCGAAGTGGGCGACGACCGTCGCCTCTCGCTACCACATCGACCCGAATCCGGAGACAACGATGGACGACGTCAAAGCGGAGTACGGTACCCTCCCATCGACGACGAGGTCGTTCGCTCCCATCCTCCTCCCTATCCTCCTCATTGCGATCGGAAGCATCGCTTCGTATCCCAACGCGGACGACCCGGCCTTTGTCGCCGGTGCGCTTCAGGATTGGCTGCTGTTCTTCGGTGACCCGTCCGTCGCGCTTATCATCGGTGCTTTCACGAGCTTCACAGTCGTCCCCGAGATTACCGACACGGTCACTGATGAGTGGGTAAGTGACGGTCTCACCGACGCTGCCGTCATCATTGGGGTCACCGGGGCTGGCGGCGCTTTCGGCAACGTCCTCTCGGAACTCCCGCTCCAGGGGTTCATCGGCAACACGTTCGGTGGACTCGGTATCGGTCTCATCGCTGCGTTCGTCACCGCTGCGGCCCTGAAGACCGCGCTCGGATCCTCGACGGTCGCGATCCTCACCACTGCGGGGCTCGTTGCGCCGCTTCTCGGTTCGCTCGGGCTCGCGTCTCAGTGGGGACGTGTCTTCGCCGTCCTCGCCATCGGTGCCGGGAGCATGACGGTCAGCCATGCCAACGATTCGTACTTTTGGATCATCACTGAGTTCTCCGACATGGAAACCGCGACCGCTTACCAGGCTTGGACGCTCGGGACGCTCGTCCTCGGTCTCTCGAGCATCATTTGGATCGTCGTTCTTCAGAACATCGTCGGCATACTCGGCTGA
- a CDS encoding DUF6544 family protein, producing the protein MLDVTVPRRVVLAFAGAGGILGALQLRDRWKLQKHQRALRTERTTDDVFDPDSIGELPKAARRYLRHAIAPATPLARRVELVMDGQLRLGDRWLSFDAEKTLAARRGFVWQPNVHSGLGLGFSGADFSVDGTGGQRFALAGLVPIVRSSGEAIDRSSAGRFLAESVWLPTSFLPMMGAEWDGIDDRRARVTLPTVEESLTVTVDGQGAVESIETLRLDGDTGEMRPFGAIVKRERTVNGFTIPSRVEVGWGFGTDAYEPFFRAKLREASFH; encoded by the coding sequence ATGCTTGACGTGACTGTCCCACGTCGTGTCGTACTCGCGTTTGCCGGGGCCGGTGGCATCTTGGGCGCTCTCCAGCTCCGCGACCGGTGGAAGCTCCAGAAACATCAACGAGCGCTCAGGACCGAACGAACGACCGATGACGTGTTCGACCCCGATTCTATTGGCGAGCTCCCGAAAGCAGCCCGGCGCTATCTTCGTCACGCTATCGCACCAGCCACGCCACTCGCGCGTCGGGTCGAGCTTGTGATGGATGGGCAACTCCGTCTCGGCGACCGCTGGCTGTCATTCGACGCCGAGAAGACACTGGCCGCACGCCGCGGGTTCGTCTGGCAACCGAACGTTCACTCCGGTCTCGGCCTCGGGTTTTCGGGAGCCGACTTCTCCGTCGACGGCACCGGTGGGCAGCGATTTGCCCTCGCTGGTCTCGTCCCCATCGTTCGTTCCAGCGGGGAGGCCATCGACCGTTCGTCGGCCGGCCGGTTTCTCGCCGAGTCGGTCTGGCTCCCCACGAGTTTCCTTCCGATGATGGGGGCTGAGTGGGACGGGATCGACGATCGCCGGGCACGCGTGACACTTCCCACCGTCGAGGAATCGCTCACGGTAACCGTCGACGGGCAGGGTGCGGTCGAATCCATCGAAACGCTCCGTCTGGATGGCGATACCGGCGAGATGCGCCCGTTCGGGGCGATCGTAAAGCGTGAACGAACCGTCAACGGATTCACTATCCCTTCCCGAGTAGAGGTGGGCTGGGGGTTCGGAACCGATGCGTATGAGCCGTTCTTTCGAGCGAAACTTCGAGAGGCCTCCTTTCATTGA